From the genome of Litorilinea aerophila, one region includes:
- a CDS encoding endonuclease/exonuclease/phosphatase family protein has translation MRVLTYNIHGWRTADGQPNLDRVLQVIAATQADIVGLNEVFYPRRVGAESRPALEALAAELGMSFVFGPCLRWPVQDNLPADAYGNALLSRWPIIASAAHHLTPVEGKEQRGLLEGRILLPNGQALTVYVTHLDHTDEEARLVQLRALRSWTVRDRNRPHLVVGDFNALSPWDMEQCPALAAGLRDHPETRHLFDGDKGPQVIAQMEKAGYVDAYQRCGQPGQQTYIPSADLPMRIDYIFVSRPLASAVRSCTIWQEPTGQEASDHRPVLAELDLPAA, from the coding sequence ATGCGAGTCCTCACTTACAACATCCACGGCTGGCGCACAGCCGACGGTCAGCCCAACTTAGATCGGGTGCTCCAGGTCATCGCAGCCACCCAGGCCGACATCGTGGGCCTCAACGAGGTCTTCTATCCCCGGCGTGTGGGCGCAGAGAGCCGGCCGGCCCTGGAAGCCCTGGCTGCAGAATTGGGTATGTCGTTCGTCTTCGGGCCCTGCCTGCGCTGGCCGGTGCAGGATAACCTCCCGGCCGATGCCTACGGCAACGCCCTGCTCAGCCGCTGGCCCATCATCGCCAGCGCAGCCCACCACCTGACCCCCGTGGAGGGCAAGGAGCAACGGGGCCTGCTGGAGGGACGCATCCTGCTGCCCAATGGCCAGGCGCTGACCGTCTACGTCACCCACCTGGATCACACCGACGAGGAGGCCCGGCTCGTCCAGCTCCGGGCTCTGCGCTCCTGGACCGTGCGCGACCGCAACCGCCCCCACCTGGTGGTGGGCGACTTCAACGCGCTCAGCCCGTGGGACATGGAGCAGTGCCCGGCGCTGGCGGCAGGGCTGCGAGATCACCCCGAAACCCGGCACCTGTTTGACGGCGACAAAGGGCCCCAGGTCATTGCCCAGATGGAAAAGGCCGGCTACGTGGATGCCTATCAACGCTGCGGCCAGCCTGGACAGCAGACCTACATTCCCAGCGCCGACCTGCCCATGCGCATCGACTACATCTTCGTCAGCAGGCCCCTGGCCTCGGCCGTCCGGTCTTGCACCATCTGGCAGGAGCCCACCGGCCAGGAAGCGTCGGATCACCGGCCGGTGCTGGCAGAGCTGGACTTGCCGGCAGCGTAA
- a CDS encoding ECF transporter S component, with translation MQTTQTTHLLSVRRIVITGILAAIAILLGVTRLGFIPVPNLSGNMTIMHVPAIIGGVMEGPVVGLLVGGIFGLFSFLQATSPLFKDPLVSILPRLFIGVTAYYTYASLKGRSEYWALILAGVVGTLTNTVLVLGMAIIRGYLTLPAVVPIIPQAIAELVGAAIITVAVVTAWKRIETGSGGSSV, from the coding sequence ATGCAAACCACCCAGACAACCCATTTGCTATCGGTACGGCGCATTGTGATCACCGGCATCCTGGCGGCCATTGCCATCCTGTTGGGCGTGACCCGCCTGGGCTTCATCCCGGTCCCGAACCTGTCGGGCAACATGACCATCATGCACGTGCCCGCCATCATCGGCGGCGTCATGGAAGGGCCGGTGGTGGGCCTGCTGGTGGGGGGCATCTTTGGCCTCTTCAGCTTCCTGCAGGCCACTTCGCCCCTCTTTAAGGACCCGCTGGTCTCCATCCTGCCCCGCCTCTTCATCGGCGTCACCGCCTACTACACCTACGCCTCCCTCAAGGGGCGCAGCGAATATTGGGCGCTGATCCTGGCCGGCGTGGTGGGCACCCTGACCAACACGGTGCTGGTCCTGGGCATGGCCATCATCCGGGGCTACCTGACCTTGCCAGCGGTGGTGCCCATCATCCCCCAGGCCATTGCCGAGCTGGTCGGCGCGGCCATCATCACCGTGGCGGTGGTCACTGCCTGGAAGCGGATCGAAACCGGCAGTGGCGGCTCGTCCGTCTAG